The proteins below come from a single Vitis vinifera cultivar Pinot Noir 40024 chromosome 9, ASM3070453v1 genomic window:
- the LOC100255950 gene encoding probable polygalacturonase At3g15720 gives MIHIMDFSILICLILSMASSGSSNVALNGRTTTFNVLDFGAIGDGVTDDSQAFLKAWNAVCTARTTSAMLIIQRKKTFLLSPTVFSGPCKPPQIHVLVLGDITAPKTRSAWGRSSYWLIFQYIDGFIINGKGTLDGQGSSWWPSLYYKQELLNDTNSYDMDDVARPIALGFSFCNNLQIYGLNVINSPSKHVKLFRCNGAILSNLNIKAPKESPNTDGIVIGECSQIQVHDNNIGTGDDCVAILKGSSNINISRVACGPGHGISIGSLGMNGAYDTVEEIHVQDCSFTGTQNGIRIKTWQGGSGYARKISFQGITLNAAENPIIIDQYYCPQLHCPNKTSAVKVSDISYAGVQGTSMTKTAINLRCSQSMACTNIELKRINITSVGQKFVTSSFCLNAHGRASRSIPNLRCLMK, from the exons ATGATTCACATCATG GATTTTTCTATCTTGATTTGCTTAATTTTGAGCATGGCCTCATCTGGATCAAGCAATGTTGCACTTAATGGTAGAACCACTACTTTTAATGTGCTAGATTTTGGAGCAATTGGAGATGGAGTGACAGATGATTCTCAA GCTTTTCTGAAGGCATGGAACGCAGTTTGCACTGCCCGAACAACCAGTGCCATGCTTATAATTCAAAGGAAGAAGACATTCTTGTTGAGCCCTACGGTCTTCAGCGGCCCATGCAAACCTCCTCAAATACATGTTCTG GTTTTAGGAGATATTACTGCACCTAAAACAAGATCAGCATGGGGACGCTCAAGTTATTGGCTCATTTTCCAGTACATAGATGGGTTTATTATCAATGGAAAGGGAACACTTGATGGGCAAGGGTCTAGTTGGTGGCCATCACTCTATTATAAACAGGAACTACTGAATGATACTAATTCATAT GATATGGATGACGTAGCAAGACCCATT GCATTGGGATTCTCTTTCTGCAATAATCTTCAAATCTATGGACTAAATGTTATCAACAGCCCTAGTAAACATGTTAAACTATTCAGATGCAATGGTGCAATTCTCTCAAACCTTAACATAAAGGCCCCTAAAGAAAGCCCTAATACAGATGGTATTGTCATTGGCGAGTGTAGCCAAATTCAAGTGCATGACAACAACATTGGAACCG GTGATGACTGTGTTGCTATTCTTAAGGGGTCCTCCAATATAAACATTAGCCGTGTAGCATGTGGACCTGGCCATGGTATAAG CATTGGAAGTTTAGGAATGAATGGAGCATATGATACTGTAGAAGAAATACATGTACAAGACTGTAGTTTCACCGGAACTCAGAATGGAATAAGGATCAAGACATGGCAG GGAGGGTCTGGATATGCCAGGAAGATCTCATTCCAGGGTATTACACTCAATGCAGCCGAAAACCCTATCATCATCGACCAATATTATTGTCCTCAGCTTCACTGCCCAAACAAA ACATCGGCAGTTAAGGTGAGCGACATTTCATACGCTGGAGTTCAAGGGACGTCAATGACGAAGACTGCCATAAATTTGAGATGTAGTCAAAGCATGGCTTGCACAAACATTGAGCTGAAACGAATCAACATAACATCAGTGGGGCAAAAATttgtaacttcttcattttgtcTCAATGCCCATGGAAGAGCTAGTAGATCCATTCCGAATTTGCGTTGTCTAATGAAATAA